The following are from one region of the Dreissena polymorpha isolate Duluth1 chromosome 2, UMN_Dpol_1.0, whole genome shotgun sequence genome:
- the LOC127869917 gene encoding uncharacterized protein LOC127869917, whose protein sequence is MAVMMVVNVMVVAMMVLMVFVMVVVMVVVIVVTVVVMVVMLIVIVVTVVVMVLVLIVVLLWCHNGDGYDGVCGDGGGGGSDGGGDVGGEGDGGSDYHGGGDGGYDGVGDGRDGLRDCGGDDGVEGGDGGADRGDGD, encoded by the exons atggcggtgatgatggtggtgaatgTTATGGTGGTGGcgatgatggtgttgatggtgtttgtgatggtggtggtgatggtagtgGTAATAGTTGTgacggtggtggtgatggttgtgatgtTGATTGTGATAGTGGTTACGGTGGTGGTAATGGTGTTGGTGTTGATTgtggtgttg TTGTGGTGTCATAATGGTGATGGTTATGATGGTGTTTgtggtgacggtggtggtggAGGTAGTGATGGAGGTGGTGATGTTGGTGGTGAAGGTGATGGCGGTAGTGATTAtcatggtggtggtgatggtggttatgatggtgttggtgatggtaGAGATGGTTTAAGGgattgtggtggtgatgatggtgttgaaGGGGGCGATGGTGGTGCTGATCGTGGTGATGGTGATTGA